Genomic DNA from Budorcas taxicolor isolate Tak-1 chromosome 5, Takin1.1, whole genome shotgun sequence:
CCCCTCGCAGTCTTCGGTGTCTGCAGCATGCACTGACCTGGACCAATGCGTGACTGAGCCCTTGACACGTCACCTcagccttctctctttctccctgtcaTACAGCCCATCGGGGAGACCTTAAGGCCAGTGTGGGGGCCGATGGATAAGTGCTACCCCGTGACCACTCAGGTGGGTCAGGGCTGGGGACTCCTCCtcccctggagtggggtggcTGCCCGGGGCCTCCTTGGTGGGTACACACACAGAGGATGGGTCAGGCAGGAAAGACCCCTGGGCACTCTCAGCTGTATGTGACGGCCCGTTTCCCTCTGTAGAGACGTGGAGTCAGGAGTGGGAAGAAGCATGACTCTGAGGTAAGTGAGGCCTGGCCAGGAAgggccgggggctgggggctgtccCCTGTCAGTGCTCGCTGAGACAGGAACTCCTCCAGCGCGTGATCAGGGCCCCAGGGATAGTAAGGGGGCTCCTTCAGGACACTAACAACCCAACCACACCTCGAGCTGagaaggaaggggcttccctggaaaaACAAAGAGCTACACACTCAAAAGTGTGCACAGAAGCAGGGGATACACACTATAAGTGTGCACAGCAGGCCAGGATGCACACTCGAAGTGTGCACAGCAGGCCTGGATGCCTACTCGAAGTGTGCACAGCAGGTGGGGGTCGCACTCCAAgtgtgcacagcaggcgggagtgCGCCCTCCAAGTGTGCACAACAGGCGGGTTGCACACTCCAAGTATGCACAGAAGCAGGGGGTGCGCCCTCCAAGTGTGCACATCAGGAGGGGATGCATACTCCAAGTGTGCACAGCAGGAGGGGAGCCGTAGGGCAACAGAGGGCCTTTCTGCCCATATAGCCCCCTCTTGCCCCTCCTTGCAGGCCATGACCCCCAAGGCAATGCGAGGACCCAAAGATGCTGCCCCCAAGGAGGAGACTGCTGTCTTGTCTAGGGAGGAGCGGCAGGTGGGGGCCCTGGGGGAGGAACCAGCCAGCCTCATTCATGGTGTGAAAGGGGTgactgagaaggaagaggaggtggcAGGGACCCCAGGATGGCAGGTAAGGAACCCTGGTGCTCAATTGGAACACTGGCCCCGTGTggtcctcctgggaagcccctgggctcTGCAGGGTGGAAGGAGAGGCCAGGCTCATGCCACCGTGGCAACGGTTGGGGGAGGCCAGGGCACCCCAAGACTACTGAGTCAAACTTCCAATGTGGTGGAGCAACAGCTCTGTGTGCAGCTGAGAGGTGCAGACATGGTCTGAGCAACAACAAGTGGATCTGAACCCTGGTCTTACCCAACTGTTCGTGAAGTGAGACCTGTTTCCCCAGCTACACAATATAGAACCTgcctcatcccaccctctgcccctTTTCCCTTCCTAGGAGAATGTGAAGGCCCAAAAGGAGACAGCCGTGTACGTTTCAGGTAAGACAGCAGACCCCACCCTGTGAGCAGGACTGCCCTGCTCCCTCACCCCAGGGACTCTGCAGAGGTCACAGATAGCTGAGCTCCTCCCTgaccttcctgacccggggaaggggcagggatgaAGCCAAGGTAGTCTGATGCCCAGTCATTCATGACTGAGCCTGCTGCGTCCTTCTTCCTTCTTGGTTTGGCAGGACTTGAGGCCACTCCCTTGGGCTGGTGGAAGGTACTGCCCTTTTAGCATGCTGATGTGTTCTCCTGGCAGCAGAGGGTACCCTAGCCCTGGGCAAGGTTCCTTCCAGCAAGGTACCCACAGGGCATGTCTGATTGTGCTTTTTAGAGGCTTCCGAGGAGGACATCGTGGAGGAAAGCCCCGGGGGCTGGGTCCCCCAGCTCTTGAGGAAGCTCTGGCTGGGATGGTGCCCCGCCTCTGACATCCCCAAGACTCGGAGCCACGAGTGACCCTGCGTCCAATAAATCCACAGTTGTTGCTTCTGCAGGCCCGGTTTCCTCCTTTCAGGGCCCTCAAGGTTctgcaaacccagtgtggcttcGTCCACGGCCCCTGTGCCAACAAGCTGCAGGAACACCGCCTCCTGCCACTAAGCCCTCGACGTGGGTATGCTGGAGACTCAAGCGGGCCCTGGCTGGTGTTCTGAGTCTGTGCCAAGGGACAGACAAGGCTCCCTGAATGTCGAGAGCTGACTGTCATGAAGGCACAGCTGGCTTGATCAGGGGCTGGTGCTTCCAGCCTGCCTGACTGGTGTCTCCCAGCTCTTAACCTCAATGTGCCAAGGAGTCTGCCCAAGACTCTGGTGAGCAGACAGTCGTTAGAGCCCTTGGGTGGTGTCTGTGTGAGCTCAGTCCAGACCAGACTGGGGGCTGGAGCTGGAGAATGGGGGTCCCTGCCCTTGGCCGGGGCTCCAGGCTGAGAAGGTCACAGCCTCAGAGTCGGCAGAAAAACACAGGACCCGGCAGGCATCAGAGGCAAACCTCCTACTGGCTGAAGGGGAAACAgaagcccaaggtcacatggtgtCGTAGCACAGCAAGGACGAGAGCCAGGGTGTCCTCCTCTGAGCTCTGAGGGCTTCCTTCTGCTCTGCCATCCCACTGTCCCAGGATCCAAGGTTGACCCTGCCCTAGGGCACGGCCGCGGTCCACACGGGCTCATTTCCAGCCCCTGCCTAGGCTCCTGAGAGCCCGGCCTCACCTAGCCCCTCAGAGGATGGAGCCCCGGGTTGGAGCCAAGCTCTAGCACGGCCGTGAGTCGCAACTCCTACTGGGCAGGCGCTGGGGGATGAGTGTCCTTAAGGGGCAGGGAAAGGGGGCCCATCCTATAaagaggcccagggaggtggcTCCCTCCTGGGAAGAGCTCCGGCCTCAAGAGCACTGAGCGCTGGGGGCTCACCTGGCATATCGCTTCCCAGGCCCCCATCCCACCACCTTCTGGGCCAGCAGACTTGAGGTGCTGGCTGACCTGCAACCTGTGGAGCCAGGTGGCTGTGGCTAGGCCTGAAATGTGGGTGTCTGAACTGATGGGCCCCCTTATCCCATGGGGGCCTGAAATCTCTCCCCAGCCTATGTGAGCCCCTACAGCAGAAGCCAGGACCTGATTATATAGGCTTCGTCACTATGCCCAGTAACCAAAGTTGGGTCTCCCAGGGTGTATGGGTGTAAGCTTTAATAGACCCCTCTCACAGTACACCCCAggacactctgagcctcagtacaTTTCATGTGTTAGGCGGGGTCAAATGCCAGGTAAGGATGAATCAGGCCAGGGGGTAGGGCTGGTTTTGGGGAGACTGCTGAGGCCACGTGACTGCAAGGGACTGGTCAGGGGCCCCAGGTGGGACTCAAGTCAGGATGGAGCCACCAGACAGTGGTTTATTGAGCATCAGGGCTACGGCTGAGGAGCGGGTTGGGGCAGGGTGCCTGCCTCTAGTGGGGCACCACACAGAGCTGGTATGGGGCTGGGGTCACCAGGAAGGCAAAGACACCATGGTCGTTGGGGCGGGGCTGCCCAGCAGGCACCAAGAAGCTGAAGTGCTGCAGGAGGCtggtgaagaagaggaagagctCCATGCGGGCCAGGGGCTCCCCGAGGCATGCACGGCGGCCTGTGGGTGGGCACGGGGGCTCTGTGAGCCTGGGTCTCCCCCTCCAAGACACCATCAGGATGGGGAAGCAAACcgggcaccccaccccaccccccaggtaCCTGCGGAGAAGGGTATGAAGGCCTCCTGCTTGACGAAGCGTCCCAGGGCATCCAGGAAGTGCTCCGGGTGGAAGCGGAAGGGCTTCTCCCAGATGGTCTCAACCTTCAGCACTGACGACAGGTTGGTGATGAGTGTCGTCCCCTGGTGGCAAATGTCTGGCATGGGTGGGTCTCGATTTTTGGGGGGGTGCCCAGACCCCTGCCACCAAACTcacatgggcacacacactgCGTGGCACACACCCAAACTCTTCAAGTAACTCTCAGCCCAAGACTCCTCTCAGCACCGTCCCTGTGCCCATGGCAGGGTGCCCTTACTTCCCCTCAGTGCCCGGCTCCTCCAACGCTGAGACACGTTCTAGTTTGTCTTCCCTCCCGACCGGGGGCTCTGAGTGGACAGAGCCAGGCCTGCTCTGCTCTTGTCCACGTCCACCCAGGCTGGGACATTATGTACCTTAGCCATGAGAACGGGGTGGCTTGGATTCCAGTCCTGGCCACACCTGGCAACACTCACTGCGGCTACCAGGTGGCAGGTGGTGCGGAGGCGGGGTTGGGGGAGCCACAGGCCCAGCTTTGGGACGTGGAAGCCCTGCACCTCGATGTCTCGGGATGTCATGTGGGGCATTCCCAGGAGAGCGATGTCTGCAAAGCGTAGCACCTCATGGACCACGGCCACGGTAAAGGGCATGAGGGCCTGATCACCCATCTCTGGTCGCCTCACCTTCCCTATCACATCATCAATTTCCTGCTGGACCCGTCCTGGAAAACAAGTGTCCCCGTGGTGGTCAGACCCAAGGGCTgggctcctgcctcctcctgacGCCCGGGTAGCACTGCATCTACTTGGAGGAGTCGCTGTGACATCGGAGCTGGGGCTCAGGCCCTGCACAGAGCTGGTGACTCAGAGAGCATAGAGCTGGGCTCATGACCTTACATCCCCCTTTCTCAAGACCTTTCCTCCCAACGTGACCCTCAGGGACTCAGGCTCACTTAATTGAAGAGCTGGCTGGCTGAATCCGCAGCCTGTCGCCATCCTATAAACCCCCACCCGCTGGTCTTTGTCCTCTCTGACCTCTGTTTGGAAAATCCAAACAGTTCTCGGGCCCTGAACAAACGCTCTCCCTCAGGAGGCCTCTCGAATCCGCCTCCTCTTCTTGGCCCAGTCCTCTTCTGGCCTGTGGCTTCACCCAGCGCCCACTGTCCCCTGCTAGGTGGGGCCCTAGGACCACTGCTGCGCACTCCCCACCCCTCCGTCCTCACCTGGTTGAAGCTGGGACGCGGGTCCTCGAAGTCCACCTGCAGCAGGTTGCCCAGCACCGGCAGCGGCGTGGGGCCTGGTGGGTAGCGTGGGGCCCAGCGTGAGCGCCGGTGCATCAGGTCCAGCAAGAGCAAGAAGATGAGCACGGCCACGGCCAGGGGCCCCAGTGTGTCCCCAGACAGCAGCCCCAtggctgcctccgtgggcgctGCGTTCCTCACCACACCGGCACCCAGGACCAGCCCAGCGCGGCACTCTCACTCCACCTCCGGGGCTCCACCAGTCCGGGGCCGCTTTATAAAGGGAGCGGAGGCCCGGCCTTTGCCCTCTGCCCTGAGGTGTGCTGTAGGGGAGATTGTGCTGCCAGAGGGTAGGAGAGGGGTCAAGGAGAGTGAGGCGCACGGGCGCCCACTGTCCCTCACGCGTGCTCTCCACGTGCTTCCGGAGGTGGCTGGAGAGCACAAGAAGTCCCCCTGCCCCGGCCTGACTCCCCAGCTCGGCAGAGTCGAGGAAGAATCCAGGGTGTTGGGAATGGGTTCTGCCACCACCTGTCGCCTGTCAGCCTCTAATGCGGCCACAGCCCCGTTCCCAGAACGTGTCCCTGTCCTCCTCCTAGTGGCCTTCGCCTCCCAAGTATGTTCTGGTCCTTGCCCCGTGCTGGCGGGAGGACCTGATGACCGGAGGGACCACCGATAAAGTTCTTGGTGTCCCCTCACTTCCCACTGGTAcacgcaacacacacacagaatcacacACTCATGAACCACACTTACACACATTCACATCCTGACTAGCCCATGCTCACATGCATATCTACACACCCACATGACCACATCCACGAGTGCCTGTGTTACCACCTTCCACTCACAGAGACCCAGCAGCAAGGGCTCTAGTTCTCAGCGGCTGCCTGGACTCAGCCGACCTCCCTGCACCTGGAGGCTGC
This window encodes:
- the LOC128048268 gene encoding cytochrome P450 2D14-like, encoding MGLLSGDTLGPLAVAVLIFLLLLDLMHRRSRWAPRYPPGPTPLPVLGNLLQVDFEDPRPSFNQGLSPSSDVTATPPRRVQQEIDDVIGKVRRPEMGDQALMPFTVAVVHEVLRFADIALLGMPHMTSRDIEVQGFHVPKGTTLITNLSSVLKVETIWEKPFRFHPEHFLDALGRFVKQEAFIPFSAGRRACLGEPLARMELFLFFTSLLQHFSFLVPAGQPRPNDHGVFAFLVTPAPYQLCVVPH